In one window of uncultured Fusobacterium sp. DNA:
- the thiF gene encoding sulfur carrier protein ThiS adenylyltransferase ThiF produces MKIGIAGVGGIGSNVAMHLVRSGITNLKFGDFDKIEKSNLNRQFYFEDQIGKYKAEALRENLTKISHGNYEYEIIKFNEKNIKDFFKDCDILVEGFDKKEFKKLFVEELYDRDKILITVSGIGGVDTSNIQVIQKLKNFYVIGDMVSDISKYKTYSHKVNIIAGKISEIILKELYNEK; encoded by the coding sequence ATGAAAATAGGTATAGCTGGAGTTGGAGGAATAGGATCAAATGTAGCTATGCACTTAGTAAGAAGTGGAATAACTAATTTGAAATTTGGAGACTTTGATAAAATAGAAAAATCTAATTTAAATAGACAATTTTATTTTGAAGATCAAATTGGAAAATATAAAGCAGAAGCTTTAAGAGAAAATCTTACCAAAATCTCACATGGAAATTATGAATATGAAATAATAAAATTTAATGAAAAAAATATAAAAGATTTTTTTAAAGATTGTGATATTCTTGTAGAAGGGTTTGATAAAAAAGAGTTTAAAAAACTTTTTGTAGAGGAATTATATGATAGAGATAAAATATTAATAACAGTATCTGGAATAGGAGGAGTAGATACTTCTAACATTCAGGTAATACAAAAATTAAAAAATTTTTATGTTATTGGAGATATGGTAAGTGATATATCAAAATATAAAACATATTCTCATAAAGTTAATATCATAGCAGGTAAAATATCAGAAATAATCTTAAAGGAGTTATATAATGAGAAATAG
- the thiH gene encoding 2-iminoacetate synthase ThiH, which produces MSFYNELIKWKDFDFNGYFNSITDEEILKSIEKDKLSVYDYLNLLSPKAKNHLEKMAVRATRLTRQYFGNVISLYLPIYVSNYCTSNCIYCGFSKKNHIKRRHMKFDEIEKEAKEIAKSGIENILLLTGEAKGLVDKEYLKGGIDRLKKYFSSVSIEVMPLDQEDYEYLVTDGLDGLTVYQETYDEKRYSEVHLSGEKKNFKYRLDTPERGAKAGIRSIGIGALLGLGDIRSDAFKTGLHLKYLIDNYPNSEFSISFPRVNEAEGNLKDSYAVDDITFVQIILANRIFQPTAGINLSTRESAYMRDNLLPLGITKFSAGSKTEVGGYSHDNESTAQFDITDSRSVEEIVEAIRKRGLEPKYKDWETLV; this is translated from the coding sequence ATGAGCTTTTATAATGAACTAATTAAATGGAAAGATTTTGATTTTAATGGATATTTTAATTCAATCACAGATGAAGAGATTTTAAAAAGTATTGAGAAAGATAAATTATCAGTATATGATTACTTAAATCTATTATCCCCTAAGGCAAAAAATCATCTTGAAAAAATGGCAGTAAGAGCGACTAGACTAACAAGACAATATTTTGGGAATGTAATTAGTTTATATTTACCTATTTATGTATCAAATTATTGTACAAGCAATTGTATTTATTGTGGTTTTTCTAAAAAAAATCATATTAAAAGAAGACATATGAAATTTGATGAAATTGAAAAAGAAGCAAAGGAAATAGCAAAATCAGGAATTGAAAACATATTATTACTTACTGGAGAAGCAAAGGGTTTAGTAGATAAAGAATATTTAAAAGGTGGAATTGATAGACTAAAAAAATATTTTTCATCAGTTTCCATAGAAGTAATGCCACTAGACCAAGAGGATTATGAATATTTGGTAACTGATGGTTTAGATGGGTTAACAGTATATCAAGAAACATATGATGAAAAAAGATATTCAGAAGTACACTTATCTGGAGAAAAAAAGAATTTCAAATATAGACTAGACACTCCTGAAAGGGGAGCAAAAGCTGGAATAAGATCAATTGGAATAGGAGCATTATTAGGATTAGGAGATATAAGAAGTGATGCCTTTAAAACTGGATTACATTTAAAATATTTAATAGATAATTATCCTAATAGTGAGTTTAGTATTTCTTTTCCAAGGGTTAATGAAGCTGAAGGAAACTTAAAAGATAGTTATGCAGTCGATGATATTACATTTGTACAAATAATTTTAGCTAATAGAATTTTTCAGCCAACTGCTGGAATTAATTTATCAACAAGAGAAAGTGCTTATATGAGAGATAATTTATTACCATTGGGAATTACTAAATTTTCAGCTGGATCAAAAACTGAAGTAGGGGGATATTCTCATGATAATGAATCAACAGCTCAATTTGATATCACTGATAGTAGAAGTGTAGAAGAGATAGTAGAAGCTATAAGAAAAAGGGGATTAGAACCTAAGTATAAGGATTGGGAAACATTAGTATGA
- the thiS gene encoding sulfur carrier protein ThiS: MKILLNGTKYETEKEDISVEELVKELEVKWNIDLSGAVVLVNDEIVKKDSWKTQKLANDYHLEVLSFVSGG, translated from the coding sequence ATGAAGATTTTACTAAATGGTACAAAGTATGAAACGGAAAAAGAAGATATTTCAGTAGAAGAATTAGTAAAAGAATTAGAAGTAAAATGGAATATTGATTTATCTGGAGCAGTAGTACTTGTAAATGATGAAATTGTGAAAAAAGATAGTTGGAAAACTCAAAAATTAGCTAATGATTATCACCTAGAAGTTTTATCTTTCGTTTCAGGAGGATAA
- a CDS encoding RNA-guided endonuclease TnpB family protein, which produces SIADVSWASFVNKLEYKAKWYGREIIKIDRLYPSSQICSVCGYRDGKKTLNIREWTCPICNTYHDRDINASKNILAEGLRIREAI; this is translated from the coding sequence AATCTATAGCTGATGTATCTTGGGCTAGTTTTGTAAATAAACTCGAGTATAAGGCAAAATGGTATGGAAGAGAAATAATAAAAATTGATAGATTATATCCATCAAGTCAAATATGCTCTGTATGTGGTTATAGAGATGGGAAGAAAACTCTAAATATAAGAGAGTGGACTTGTCCAATTTGTAATACATACCATGATAGAGATATAAATGCAAGTAAAAATATATTGGCTGAAGGATTAAGAATAAGAGAAGCAATATAA
- the thiE gene encoding thiamine phosphate synthase, protein MRNRIEIPKGIYGITGDNFSKGRDNYFCVEEMIKGGIKIIQYRAKTKTTREKVKEVKTIRELCKKHGVVFIVNDNIDLALLVDADGVHVGQDDMHPDDVRKLVGNDKIIGLSTHSPEQGMEAYKNLNVDYIGVGPIFPTTTKDTTPVGIEYLEYAVENLHLPFVAIGGIKAHNIDDIISKGAQHVCLVSEIVGADSIVEMTKSLQEKFKEYKTSDNYKL, encoded by the coding sequence ATGAGAAATAGAATAGAGATTCCAAAGGGAATATATGGAATAACTGGAGACAATTTTTCAAAAGGAAGAGATAATTATTTCTGTGTAGAAGAGATGATTAAAGGTGGAATAAAAATTATTCAATACAGAGCAAAGACTAAAACTACTAGAGAAAAAGTAAAAGAGGTAAAAACAATAAGAGAGTTATGTAAAAAACATGGAGTAGTTTTTATAGTAAATGACAATATTGATTTGGCACTTTTAGTTGATGCTGATGGAGTTCATGTAGGACAAGATGATATGCATCCTGATGATGTAAGAAAACTTGTTGGTAATGATAAAATAATAGGACTTTCAACACACTCTCCAGAGCAAGGAATGGAAGCATATAAAAATTTAAATGTAGATTATATAGGAGTTGGACCAATATTTCCAACTACAACTAAAGATACAACTCCAGTTGGAATTGAATATTTAGAATATGCAGTAGAAAATTTACACCTTCCATTTGTAGCTATTGGAGGAATAAAAGCACATAATATAGATGATATCATATCTAAAGGAGCACAACATGTTTGTTTAGTTAGTGAAATTGTTGGTGCTGATTCAATAGTAGAAATGACTAAAAGTTTACAAGAAAAATTTAAAGAGTATAAAACATCCGATAATTATAAGTTATAA
- a CDS encoding bifunctional dihydroorotate dehydrogenase B NAD binding subunit/NADPH-dependent glutamate synthase, whose translation MYRIIKKRWLTKEICYMDIEAKDLANGAKPGQFLIVKTDEKAERIPLTICDYDKEKGSVTIVFQVVGEGTKKMANYNEGEFFQDVVGPLGQPSEFLNIPLEELKNKKYLFVAGGVGTAPIYPQVKWFKKNGLDADVIIGARSKDILILENEMREVATNLYVCTDDGSYGIKGNVTNVIDKLIKEENKKYDHAIVIGPMIMMKFASIKCREYNLPNTVSLNPLMVDGTGMCGACRVTIDGKVKFACVDGPEFDGDKVDYDEAMRRQNMYKTQEGRNILEVEDGETHHNDSCPMHSDLSEIKGRVPVREQEPNKRNKNFEEVCYGYNLEEAQKEAQRCLNCKNPLCVKGCPVSIDIPAFIQEIKKGNIENASKIISKYSNLPAICGRVCPQESQCEGKCILGIKGEAVSIGKLERFVGDWALENNVPYKVETKKEEKVAIIGGGPAGLTAAGDLAKLGYDVTIFEALHKLGGVLSYGIPEFRLPKEKVVDKEIGKLYDLGVKVNTDSFIGRMFTVDDLLDKYNYSAVFIGSGAGLPRFMNIPGENLNGVISANEFLTRVNLMKANKKEYDTPIKIGKRVFVVGGGNVAMDAARTAKRLGADVTVLYRRGEAELPARKEEIIHAKEEGINFNFLVNPIEIIGDEKGWVKEVKCVRMELGEPDESGRAKFSVIENSEFILEGETVIMSLGTSPNPLISNTTRDLLVNRWKGIETDESGKTSREGVFAGGDAVTGAATVILAMEAGKKAAIEIDKYLTEKRKK comes from the coding sequence ATGTACAGAATTATAAAAAAAAGATGGTTAACTAAAGAAATTTGCTATATGGATATAGAAGCTAAAGATTTAGCTAATGGAGCTAAACCAGGACAATTTTTAATTGTAAAAACTGATGAAAAAGCTGAAAGAATACCATTAACTATTTGTGATTATGATAAAGAAAAAGGAAGCGTTACTATTGTTTTTCAAGTAGTAGGAGAAGGAACTAAAAAAATGGCTAACTATAATGAAGGAGAGTTTTTTCAAGATGTAGTTGGACCTTTAGGACAACCAAGTGAATTTTTAAATATACCATTAGAGGAATTAAAAAATAAAAAATATTTATTTGTAGCTGGAGGAGTTGGAACTGCTCCTATATACCCTCAAGTGAAATGGTTTAAGAAAAATGGTTTAGATGCAGATGTAATTATAGGAGCTAGAAGTAAAGATATATTAATTTTAGAAAATGAGATGAGAGAAGTAGCAACTAATCTATATGTTTGTACTGATGATGGAAGTTATGGAATAAAAGGTAATGTTACAAATGTAATAGATAAATTAATTAAAGAAGAAAATAAAAAGTATGATCATGCGATAGTTATTGGACCTATGATAATGATGAAATTTGCTTCTATAAAGTGTAGAGAATATAACTTACCTAATACAGTTAGTTTAAATCCACTTATGGTAGACGGAACTGGAATGTGTGGAGCATGTAGAGTTACAATAGATGGAAAAGTTAAATTTGCTTGTGTAGATGGACCTGAGTTTGATGGAGATAAAGTAGATTATGATGAAGCCATGAGAAGACAAAATATGTATAAAACTCAAGAGGGAAGAAATATTCTTGAAGTAGAAGATGGAGAAACACATCATAATGACTCTTGTCCTATGCATAGTGATTTATCTGAAATTAAAGGAAGAGTACCTGTAAGAGAACAAGAACCAAATAAAAGAAATAAAAACTTTGAAGAAGTATGTTATGGATATAATTTAGAAGAGGCTCAAAAAGAAGCTCAAAGATGTTTAAATTGTAAAAATCCTCTTTGTGTTAAAGGGTGTCCAGTATCAATAGATATTCCAGCATTTATCCAAGAGATTAAAAAAGGAAATATAGAAAATGCTAGTAAAATAATATCAAAATATTCTAATTTACCAGCAATATGTGGAAGAGTTTGTCCGCAAGAATCTCAATGTGAAGGAAAATGTATTTTAGGAATAAAAGGAGAAGCTGTATCAATAGGAAAACTTGAAAGATTTGTAGGAGATTGGGCTTTAGAAAATAATGTTCCATATAAAGTTGAAACTAAAAAAGAAGAAAAGGTAGCAATAATAGGTGGAGGACCAGCAGGGCTAACTGCAGCAGGAGATTTAGCAAAATTAGGTTATGATGTAACTATATTTGAGGCATTACATAAATTAGGTGGAGTATTAAGTTATGGAATACCAGAGTTTAGACTACCAAAGGAAAAAGTAGTAGATAAAGAGATAGGAAAATTATATGACTTAGGAGTTAAAGTAAATACAGACTCATTTATAGGAAGAATGTTTACAGTAGATGATCTATTAGATAAATATAATTATTCAGCTGTATTTATTGGAAGTGGAGCAGGACTACCAAGATTTATGAATATTCCAGGAGAAAATCTAAATGGAGTAATATCAGCAAATGAATTTTTAACAAGAGTAAATTTAATGAAAGCAAATAAAAAAGAGTATGATACTCCAATAAAAATAGGAAAAAGAGTTTTTGTAGTAGGTGGAGGAAATGTTGCAATGGATGCAGCAAGAACAGCAAAGAGATTGGGAGCAGATGTAACAGTATTATATAGAAGAGGGGAAGCAGAATTACCAGCAAGAAAAGAAGAGATAATTCATGCAAAAGAAGAAGGAATAAACTTTAACTTTTTAGTAAATCCAATAGAGATAATAGGAGATGAAAAAGGTTGGGTAAAAGAGGTTAAGTGTGTAAGAATGGAGTTAGGAGAACCAGATGAGAGTGGAAGAGCAAAATTCTCAGTAATAGAAAATAGTGAATTTATACTAGAGGGAGAAACAGTAATAATGTCACTAGGAACATCACCAAATCCATTGATATCAAATACAACAAGAGATTTATTAGTAAATAGATGGAAAGGAATAGAAACAGATGAAAGTGGAAAAACATCAAGAGAGGGAGTATTTGCAGGAGGAGATGCAGTAACAGGAGCAGCAACAGTAATATTAGCAATGGAAGCTGGTAAGAAAGCAGCAATTGAGATAGACAAATACTTAACAGAAAAAAGAAAAAAGTAG
- a CDS encoding thiazole synthase: MEKFILKGHEFNSRLLTGTGKFADKNLVAPMLEASGSQIITMALRRINFQNPKENILNYIPKHITLLPNTSGARNAEEAIKIARIAREAGCGDFIKIEIINDSKYLMPDNAETVKATKVLSDEGFIVLPYIMPDLITAKRLEDAGAAAVMPLGSPIGSNRGILTKPFVEMLLENNRVPIIVDAGIGKPSDAAIAMEMGCDAVLVNTAIATAQDPVKMGRAFALAVEAGREAFLAQLAEEKKYASASSPLTGFLFRGE, from the coding sequence ATGGAAAAATTTATATTAAAAGGACATGAATTTAATAGTAGATTATTAACAGGAACAGGAAAATTTGCAGATAAAAATTTAGTAGCTCCAATGCTAGAAGCAAGTGGATCGCAAATTATAACTATGGCTCTTAGAAGAATAAACTTTCAAAATCCAAAGGAAAATATTTTAAATTATATTCCTAAACATATTACATTATTACCTAATACTTCTGGAGCAAGAAATGCTGAAGAGGCAATTAAAATAGCAAGAATAGCGAGAGAAGCAGGATGTGGAGATTTTATAAAAATTGAAATAATCAATGACAGTAAATATTTAATGCCAGATAATGCAGAAACAGTAAAAGCTACAAAAGTTCTTTCTGATGAAGGATTTATAGTTTTACCATATATTATGCCAGATTTAATTACAGCTAAAAGATTAGAAGATGCAGGAGCAGCAGCAGTTATGCCACTTGGATCTCCAATTGGATCAAATAGAGGAATATTGACAAAACCATTTGTTGAAATGCTATTAGAAAACAATAGAGTTCCTATTATAGTAGATGCAGGAATAGGAAAACCTTCAGATGCAGCAATAGCTATGGAAATGGGATGTGATGCAGTACTTGTAAATACAGCTATTGCCACAGCACAAGATCCAGTAAAAATGGGAAGAGCTTTTGCACTAGCAGTAGAAGCTGGAAGAGAAGCTTTCTTAGCACAATTAGCAGAAGAAAAAAAATATGCAAGTGCTTCATCACCACTTACAGGATTTTTATTTAGAGGAGAATAA